Proteins encoded by one window of Channa argus isolate prfri chromosome 1, Channa argus male v1.0, whole genome shotgun sequence:
- the LOC137130363 gene encoding asparagine synthetase [glutamine-hydrolyzing]-like, protein MCGIWALFGSDECLSVQCTNAMKIGHRGPDAFRFENVNGFTNCCFGFHRLAIVDQLYGMQPLRIKKFPFLWLCYNGEIYNHLTLKKQFEFDYQTKVDGEILLHLYDRFGIKKMASLLDGVFAFILLDTANRKVFLGRDTYGVRPLFKLLTDNGFLAVCSEAKGLTNITHAMATPPNIVPFPPGHYEVFNLKQNGKVQSLQLEQFHCCTQEPAHAIYDTVERLPTSFDEETVKNNIRTLFENAVRKRLMAHRRIGCLLSGGLDSSLVAATLVKLAKEEKLKYPIQTFSIGSDDSPDIIAARKVAAHIGSEHHEVNFTAEEGIQALEEVIFHLETYDITTIRASVGMYLVSKYIREKTDSVVIFSGEGSDELTQGYIYFHKAPTPKAAAEDSVRLMKELYLFDVLRADRTTAAHGLELRVPFLDHRFTAYYLSLPEEMRIPKHGMEKHLLRESFKGLNLIPDEILWRRKEAFSDGVMSEKKSWYTFLQEHVESMVNDDQMEKARKMFSHNPPCNKEAYHFREVFEKHYPGRAEWLSHYWMPRWINAIDPSARTLSIYKPDKDQ, encoded by the exons ATGTGTGGTATCTGGGCTTTGTTTGGCAGTGATGAGTGCCTGTCAGTTCAGTGCACTAATGCCATGAAGATTGGTCACAGGGGTCCTGATGCCTTCCGCTTTGAGAATGTCAACGGTTTTACCAACTGCTGCTTTGGCTTCCACCGGCTGGCAATCGTGGACCAGTTGTACGGCATGCAGCCCTTGCGTATCAAGAAGTTCCCCTTCTTGTGGCTTTGCTACAATGGAGAAATTTACAACCACCTGACG CTCAAGAAGCAGTTTGAATTTGATTACCAGACCAAAGTAGACGGTGAGATTTTGCTTCATCTCTATGACCGATTTGGCATCAAGAAGATGGCTTCTCTTCTGGACGGAGTATTTGCTTTCATTCTGCTggacacagcaaacagaaaagtCTTTTTGGGAAGAGATACATATGGGGTCCGGCCTTTGTTCAAACTCCTCACAGATAATGGATTCCTTGCAGTCTGCTCAGAGGCCAAAG GCCTTACCAATATTACCCATGCAATGGCCACTCCTCCCAACATTGTGCCTTTTCCCCCTGGACATTATGAGGTCTTTAATTTGAAGCAGAATGGCAAAGTTCAGTCACTCCAGTTGGAGCAGTTCCACTGCTGTACACAAGAGCCTGCTCATGCCATCTACGACACTGTGGAGAGACTGCCCACAA GTTTTGATGAggaaactgtgaaaaacaacatCAGAACCCTTTTTGAGAATGCTGTAAGGAAACGTCTGATGGCTCACAGGAGGATTGGTTGCCTTCTGTCAG gTGGTCTTGACTCTAGTTTGGTTGCTGCTACACTGGTGAAACTGGCCAAAGAGGAGAAGCTCAAGTATCCTATCCAGACATTTTCAATCGGCTCAGATGACAGTCCAGACATCATAGCTGCTCGCAAG GTTGCAGCTCACATTGGCAGTGAACACCATGAGGTGAACTTCACTGCAGAAGAGGGCATCCAAGCATTAGAGGAAGTCATCTTCCACCTGGAGACCTATGACATCACCACCATACGTGCCTCTGTTG GGATGTACTTGGTTTCAAAGTACATCAGGGAGAAGACGGACAGTGTGGTGATCTTCTCTGGAGAGGGTTCTGATGAGCTGACTCAAGGATACATTTACTTCCACAAG GCTCCGACtcccaaagcagcagcagaggacagTGTTCGACTGATGAAGGAACTCTACCTGTTTGATGTTCTCCGTGCTGATCGCACCACTGCTGCACATGG tctgGAGCTGAGAGTGCCTTTCCTAGACCACCGATTTACAGCATACTATCTCTCGCTGCCTGAGGAGATGAGGATTCCAAAG CATGGAATGGAAAAGCACCTACTGAGAGAGTCCTTCAAAGGTCTCAACTTGATCCCTGATGAGATTCTGTGGAGGCGCAAAGAAGCCTTCAGTGATGGTGTGATGTCTGAGAAGAAGTCCTGGTATACGTTCCTGCAGGAGCATGTAGAATCTATG gTGAACGATGACCAGATGGAGAAGGCTCGCAAGATGTTTTCTCACAATCCTCCGTGCAACAAAGAGGCCTATCACTTCAGAGAGGTATTTGAGAAGCACTACCCAGGCCGAGCTGAGTGGCTCTCCCATTACTGGATGCCACGCTGGATAAACGCTATCGACCCATCAGCTCGGACCCTGTCTATCTATAAACCCGATAAAGACCAGTGA